TTTCCTCTAAAATGTCAGAGCTGTCTGTAGGAAGCCAAGATACTAATACTGATTATGGAGAAGATACACAATCTGAATACGGCTTTACCACTGATTCAAATTATGAAACTAGtgaatttgatgaagatgaaagcTCTGATGAAGATAACAAAGAGCATTCTTTAAACTATTCAAGAATAAATGAGTGCATATTCTGTGGtgttgataataaagaaatagaaaaaaatgtgAAACATATGTTCAATAAACATGGACTTTATATTCCTGAAAGATCATACTTAGTAAATTTACCAGGATTATTAGAATTCCTAATAGAGGTTATTATAGTTGAATTTTTATGTCCCTGCTGTAATTTCCAAGGCTCTAGCGTTGAAAGTATTAGAAGTCACTTAGATTCAAAACGCCATTGTAGTATGCCATACGAAACAGCTCGTCAACGTGCTGTATTTTCTGAGTTTTACGATTATAGCTCTCTAGAAGAACAACCAATAAAGCCTAAAATTTCTAcacaacaaaaaaaatcaattcgTTTTGCAGAAAACTCTTCAACTTCTAGTACTAGTAGGCCGCAAACACCTAATAGAAATACTCAGAGACCTGTTACTGCCACCAGTGATAGAAGACTAGCCGGTGGTATTACTGAAAAACAATTTACAAAGactttaaagaaaatgcAACAATTAGAAAAGAGAGCTATTGATGAGCAGCTCCGTCGTAATGTCAAAAGAATGAATTTCCAACTTCATTACAGGGATGAGTTGCTTCAGTAAAAGTATCATTGTATCCTCTATTTTATAAGGCGTATATATATCATATATAGCTCTAATCCTATATAATCTACTTAATTAAGCATTGACGTAATAATCTAATTTTGCATCAACGATATACAATAAAAACTTTtagaatttgataataGATTAAAAATTACCGCCACCAGACCGAGACATATTACTTGTTGTGCTGCTTCGAAAGATTACTGAATTATTCTCTTCATTGTCATTAGTGTCAATTTTGACAATTGGGTGGGTTCCATTTCCAATACTGTTATTGTTCTCATTCGCTGGCAGTTTACGTGTCAGTGAATGCTGATAAGTAGATTCTATATCAAATGAAGGCACTTTTGTTTCAAAAACAACATCTTTGCCGTTTGATGCTTCCTCTGATAAACGTACCTTATTAAAATGATCCAACAATTCATTATAATGATGTTTACTGTTACTGACTGAGCGTGTTGTGGATTCAGAATTAATACTAGTATGAGAGGAATTTCTATATGAGGTAGAATATGTAGGAGAAGATTGGGAAAAGACACCGTTCATGCAACTTAAccttttatttaaaatatcaaatgcTTTAGACTGAGGCAGTACCATCAAAATACCATATAAACATTTGCAAAGATATGgatatttttgattctctaataattgtaatCTCATTCTAGTAAATACAGGAGATTCCAACAATTGAACCAAAACATCTAACTGAACAATATCTGTAACAGTTAAATCATAGTTAACAAAGGATTGTAAAACTGAATAGGCTAATTCATAGTTTTCTGAAACTAGACAAAGAGAAAGGACCGAAATGGGATTATGGCACCACCATTTAAATAgcatattgaaaaataatgattcttCACCCGTTCTTAATTTATTCCTTAATGGTTTTACTTCATTTGCAGTTATTAAGTTAGTgcttaaaatttgaattaccATTTTCACAAATGTTATGTCACTTTCAGTGTCTAAAACCGAAGACACAACCTTGTAAATTCTTTCAGGGGACAGACTAGCACATACTTGTTTCATGATATAATTACctctttttttgaataattttaaatctcttttgaataaatttagaAGATCTTGAATAaacttcttcaaatatgaTTCATTGGAGTCGGAACATAATTCATGTAACAAAGTCAGAGCTCGATCAATTAGCCTAGCATCATTATCAGATAGAGCAGTTAAGAGTGTGAGAAACATGCTCTCATTATGTTCAATCAATTGACTAGGTGATTGGCgatatattaaaagtaaCCAATCCAAACATGCTATCTTTGCATCGACTTTGCCGTCAAAAAACTGTAAAGTCAAACTGTTAACAATAGAGCCGTAAGATATTTTggtttcttttaaattatcgTAATCACTGCATAAcaatctaaattttttattaattgtgTAAGCACTGCCGCTTATTTGTTCATCAGAGTCGCCAAttagttttaataataaagataaaatattggCCAAAAATGGAATAAAATCTTGATATGATAAGGATAGTATGGCATCTATCCAGCATAGTGCAACTAGTTGAATCTCAGATTCAGACGAGgctaaattattt
This genomic stretch from Henningerozyma blattae CBS 6284 chromosome 1, complete genome harbors:
- the VAC14 gene encoding Vac14p (similar to Saccharomyces cerevisiae VAC14 (YLR386W); ancestral locus Anc_4.242), which encodes MLLKLNKDKSITKGLGDKIYEKRKATALELEKLVKQYVNANNWEPVDKIIDELCRDYAYALHQPMARNAGLIGLAATSIALGMNNIGRYLNHILPPVLACFGDQNDQVRFYACESLYNIAKVAKGEILLYFNEVFDVLCRISADSESSVKGAAELLDRLIKDIVAEKASNYISIVNNNPQLLPPSTKTDLQTGNVYQEQYEQGDKLAFSLPKFIPLLTERIYAINPDTRVFLVDWLRVLLNTPGLELISFLPSFLGGLFTFLSDTHKDVRTVTHSLLNLLLTEVNRIYKLKRSIRKDQLIQENILNSKEADDNTSHQDSQSRKLDGALIAERKKSLMLAFTKLSNDNIISSNSETGSNHTHPSTPTMSNNNQVSEEPLDMSEKSDSYQGEPNIVTETPIRDGEEYILGQDIHLNFPDIIEILINNLASSESEIQLVALCWIDAILSLSYQDFIPFLANILSLLLKLIGDSDEQISGSAYTINKKFRLLCSDYDNLKETKISYGSIVNSLTLQFFDGKVDAKIACLDWLLLIYRQSPSQLIEHNESMFLTLLTALSDNDARLIDRALTLLHELCSDSNESYLKKFIQDLLNLFKRDLKLFKKRGNYIMKQVCASLSPERIYKVVSSVLDTESDITFVKMVIQILSTNLITANEVKPLRNKLRTGEESLFFNMLFKWWCHNPISVLSLCLVSENYELAYSVLQSFVNYDLTVTDIVQLDVLVQLLESPVFTRMRLQLLENQKYPYLCKCLYGILMVLPQSKAFDILNKRLSCMNGVFSQSSPTYSTSYRNSSHTSINSESTTRSVSNSKHHYNELLDHFNKVRLSEEASNGKDVVFETKVPSFDIESTYQHSLTRKLPANENNNSIGNGTHPIVKIDTNDNEENNSVIFRSSTTSNMSRSGGGNF
- the REH1 gene encoding Reh1p (similar to Saccharomyces cerevisiae REH1 (YLR387C); ancestral locus Anc_4.243), whose protein sequence is MNNQIFTCNSCGTQFKSSDSQRYHMKTEWHRYNLKRRVAHLSPISADDFAEKAQLSELEQAKHQVDEFGFPVLKPLNSVDDVNHSHKHHRKSSKYRGRKIIDELDSEDSADDETEQQRSSSPTLSISSKMSELSVGSQDTNTDYGEDTQSEYGFTTDSNYETSEFDEDESSDEDNKEHSLNYSRINECIFCGVDNKEIEKNVKHMFNKHGLYIPERSYLVNLPGLLEFLIEVIIVEFLCPCCNFQGSSVESIRSHLDSKRHCSMPYETARQRAVFSEFYDYSSLEEQPIKPKISTQQKKSIRFAENSSTSSTSRPQTPNRNTQRPVTATSDRRLAGGITEKQFTKTLKKMQQLEKRAIDEQLRRNVKRMNFQLHYRDELLQ